ACCTCGAGAAGAATACCGTTCACAATGGCCGCAATGGCGACTTCGATCGTCTCTCGGCTGTCGCCTCCAAGGGTCCTCGCTACCTCAAGATGGGCGACGCTCTACAGCCAGCTCGTCAGCCCAAGCTTTCTGCCGTCCCTCGCTATCGCCATCCCTGGGGTCAGCCTCAGCCTGCCCACCCTCGATGACATCTGGGAATCAGTGCTTCGCGCAGTACCGAAGAACAAGGTGTCCCATTCCCGAAAGCGACACAGGCAAATGGCTGgcaaggcgctcaaggacgtCAACAGCCTGTGCAAGTGTcccggctgcggcgaga
The genomic region above belongs to Purpureocillium takamizusanense chromosome 5, complete sequence and contains:
- a CDS encoding uncharacterized protein (EggNog:ENOG503P7F9~COG:J) — encoded protein: MAAMATSIVSRLSPPRVLATSRWATLYSQLVSPSFLPSLAIAIPGVSLSLPTLDDIWESVLRAVPKNKVSHSRKRHRQMAGKALKDVNSLCKCPGCGETKRTHRLCQRCLEDMKRIWREDYPTDKPF